The following coding sequences are from one bacterium window:
- a CDS encoding VWA domain-containing protein, translating to MKTTPAPTRTLIVLLAIVTLLAGACSSESSESVATTAVTAETTAAPAVDPGPDPSGEGGTRSGDGGTAPSAGDGWIEDEADLRSSEAATAEATAVARAAAEEAKAEAEEAMAELVMAVEPAGDIDYDETAASAETTAAPPTTAAAATTEAAEATTAPADEVRHESEQPQTRLTGGSIDDNERFDDYLAYRTDFFRLGVPVRDIDPSGRIVVTVTGVGGLPAAGAEVLVTAGQRGVGLRTTADGTVRFHPQAYELGDGPFTVSAGGASTTAERGQSVALETSLPTLAGETVALDVLFLLDSTGSMEDEIYQLKITIDEVAQRIHRLPGDVDVRLGMTLYRDEGDVFLTRTFDFTPDVGDFSEALAEVVAADGGDWPEALDEALADALSVPSWRSAADTVQLVFLVADAPPQVLRQVPVPYTESMREAARRGIKIFPVSSSGTDDQAEFVFRQLAQFTGARYVFLTYGAEGRATGGATDIDERDYEELSLDDLIVRLVAEELADLLGPTETPEDDQ from the coding sequence ATGAAGACCACACCTGCCCCCACCCGAACCCTGATAGTGCTGCTGGCAATCGTCACCCTCCTGGCGGGCGCCTGCAGCTCCGAAAGCTCCGAGAGCGTCGCCACGACCGCTGTCACGGCGGAGACGACGGCGGCGCCGGCCGTCGATCCCGGACCCGATCCCTCCGGCGAGGGCGGAACCCGGTCCGGTGACGGCGGGACGGCTCCGTCCGCCGGTGACGGATGGATCGAAGATGAGGCGGACCTGCGCAGCAGCGAAGCGGCCACCGCCGAGGCCACCGCGGTCGCGAGAGCAGCAGCGGAAGAGGCGAAGGCGGAAGCGGAAGAGGCGATGGCGGAACTGGTGATGGCAGTCGAGCCGGCCGGGGACATCGACTATGACGAGACCGCTGCGTCGGCCGAGACCACCGCCGCGCCCCCGACCACTGCGGCCGCCGCCACCACCGAGGCCGCCGAGGCCACGACCGCCCCGGCCGATGAAGTCCGCCACGAGTCTGAGCAACCGCAGACCAGGCTCACCGGGGGGTCGATCGACGACAACGAGCGCTTCGACGACTACCTGGCCTACCGCACCGACTTCTTCCGCCTCGGCGTACCAGTGCGGGACATCGACCCGAGCGGACGCATCGTGGTGACGGTGACCGGTGTGGGCGGCCTTCCGGCGGCCGGCGCCGAGGTCCTGGTGACCGCAGGCCAGAGAGGGGTGGGACTCCGGACCACCGCCGACGGCACGGTCCGCTTCCACCCGCAGGCCTACGAGCTGGGTGACGGGCCGTTCACGGTGTCCGCCGGAGGAGCGAGCACGACAGCCGAGCGAGGCCAGAGCGTCGCCCTCGAGACCTCCCTGCCGACCCTGGCCGGCGAGACCGTGGCCCTCGACGTCCTGTTCCTGCTCGACTCCACCGGCTCGATGGAGGATGAGATCTACCAGCTCAAGATCACCATCGACGAGGTGGCCCAGCGCATCCACCGGCTCCCCGGTGACGTGGACGTGCGCCTGGGCATGACCCTCTACCGGGACGAGGGCGACGTCTTCCTCACCCGGACCTTCGACTTCACCCCCGACGTCGGGGACTTCTCGGAAGCCCTCGCCGAGGTCGTGGCCGCCGACGGCGGCGACTGGCCGGAAGCCCTCGACGAGGCGCTGGCCGACGCCCTCTCGGTGCCGTCGTGGCGCTCCGCCGCAGACACGGTCCAGCTGGTCTTCCTGGTGGCCGACGCGCCCCCGCAGGTGCTGCGGCAGGTGCCGGTGCCCTACACAGAGTCGATGCGAGAAGCAGCCCGGCGCGGCATCAAGATCTTCCCGGTGTCGTCGTCCGGCACCGACGACCAGGCCGAGTTCGTGTTCCGCCAGCTCGCCCAGTTCACCGGCGCCCGCTACGTGTTCCTCACCTACGGGGCCGAAGGCCGGGCCACCGGCGGCGCCACCGACATCGACGAGCGCGACTACGAGGAGCTGTCCCTGGACGACCTGATAGTGCGCCTGGTCGCCGAGGAACTGGCTGACCTGCTCGGCCCGACGGAGACACCCGAAGACGACCAGTAA
- a CDS encoding cytochrome c, which translates to MTLNTRSVRRRAGTRRIVGGRPHPGRGSVPAAVLVVVLLAGCSGGEDAEYSAADASGAETVSVSVPELSDVARQGGELFTANCSECHGPTAGGSSQGPPLVHKIYEPGHHADFSFVRAVETGSPQHHWNFGDMEPVPGLSPEDLNRVICYVRELQYANGIFTAPAGLAACEV; encoded by the coding sequence ATGACCCTCAACACCCGGTCGGTCCGGCGACGAGCGGGCACCCGACGGATCGTCGGTGGCCGGCCACACCCCGGGCGCGGCTCGGTCCCGGCGGCTGTCCTGGTCGTGGTGTTGCTGGCTGGTTGTTCGGGGGGCGAGGACGCCGAGTACTCGGCCGCTGATGCCTCCGGCGCCGAGACGGTGTCGGTTTCGGTGCCGGAACTCTCGGATGTGGCCCGGCAGGGCGGCGAACTGTTCACGGCCAACTGTTCGGAGTGTCACGGCCCCACCGCAGGCGGGTCGTCGCAGGGCCCGCCGCTGGTGCACAAGATATACGAGCCGGGCCACCACGCCGACTTCAGCTTCGTCCGTGCCGTGGAGACGGGATCGCCCCAGCACCACTGGAACTTCGGGGACATGGAGCCGGTGCCGGGCCTGTCACCAGAGGACCTGAACAGGGTCATCTGCTACGTGCGGGAGCTGCAGTACGCCAACGGCATCTTCACCGCTCCGGCCGGGTTGGCCGCGTGCGAGGTTTGA
- a CDS encoding amidase, protein MDDGPLWWPVQRLVEAYRDGSLSPVEVAEMAQVRIAETDPILHAFVLATPGLARRQAAAAEAAYRNGHPGPLAGVPVSIKDAFHVEGHVTTLGSLAHAGDVARHDSGAVRRLRRAGAVFVGKTNVPEFCQSATTDNLLGPDTANPFDPGRTAGGSSGGAAASVAAGTCTLGLGSDGGGSIRIPAAFCGLVGMKPTYGAVDDAGGFQAFSPFISAGPLARCVADARYMHSVLSADDIATPGMPAGTRPHRVAWCADPEGRPVDPGLGTAAASAVEKLAASGHHVSPVELDLGGWEEVFGPLVLAEEGERRGHLLGGPHRLTSYQERSLRAAERLDPETLREARSALVQYRARVDRYFRDYDVIATPGTATPAFELGCRPKTVAGRRVGRLWGPFPFAAPFNVSGHPAIVLPVGFVDGLPVSIQLVGRHGADLHLLSLAEQLEAELDLRLFARLSPRIPAR, encoded by the coding sequence GTGGATGACGGTCCCCTCTGGTGGCCCGTGCAGCGGCTCGTCGAGGCCTACCGCGACGGCTCGCTCTCGCCCGTCGAGGTTGCGGAGATGGCGCAGGTCCGTATCGCCGAGACCGATCCGATCCTCCATGCCTTCGTCCTGGCCACCCCCGGACTGGCCCGGCGCCAGGCCGCGGCGGCCGAAGCCGCCTACCGGAACGGCCATCCGGGCCCTCTCGCCGGCGTCCCGGTCTCGATCAAGGACGCATTCCACGTCGAGGGCCACGTCACCACGCTCGGTTCGCTGGCCCATGCCGGCGACGTGGCCCGCCACGACTCCGGCGCCGTGCGCCGCCTCCGCAGGGCCGGAGCCGTGTTCGTCGGCAAGACCAACGTCCCGGAGTTCTGCCAGTCGGCCACCACCGACAACCTGCTCGGTCCCGATACCGCCAACCCCTTCGACCCCGGCCGCACCGCGGGAGGGTCCAGCGGCGGCGCCGCAGCCTCGGTCGCAGCGGGGACCTGCACCCTCGGGCTCGGTTCCGACGGCGGCGGCTCGATCCGCATCCCGGCGGCGTTCTGCGGCCTCGTCGGCATGAAGCCCACCTACGGAGCCGTTGACGACGCCGGCGGCTTCCAGGCGTTCAGCCCGTTCATCTCCGCCGGGCCGCTAGCCCGATGCGTGGCCGACGCCCGGTACATGCATTCCGTGCTCTCCGCAGACGACATCGCAACCCCGGGTATGCCGGCCGGGACGCGCCCGCACCGCGTCGCGTGGTGCGCCGACCCGGAGGGCCGTCCGGTCGACCCCGGCCTCGGCACCGCCGCCGCGTCGGCGGTGGAGAAGCTCGCCGCCAGCGGGCACCACGTCAGCCCGGTGGAACTGGACCTCGGCGGATGGGAGGAGGTATTCGGGCCGCTGGTGCTGGCCGAGGAGGGCGAGCGCCGGGGCCACCTGCTCGGCGGTCCCCACCGGCTGACGAGTTACCAGGAGCGGTCCCTGAGAGCGGCCGAGCGGCTCGACCCGGAGACCCTCCGCGAGGCCCGCTCGGCCCTCGTGCAGTACCGGGCCCGGGTGGACCGGTACTTCCGCGACTACGACGTGATCGCCACTCCGGGCACCGCCACCCCCGCCTTCGAGCTCGGATGCCGGCCGAAGACCGTGGCCGGTCGGCGGGTGGGACGGCTCTGGGGCCCATTCCCGTTCGCGGCTCCCTTCAACGTCTCCGGGCATCCCGCCATAGTCCTCCCGGTGGGTTTCGTGGACGGCCTACCGGTCTCCATCCAACTGGTCGGAAGGCACGGTGCCGACCTCCACCTGCTGTCCCTCGCCGAGCAACTCGAAGCCGAGCTGGACCTCCGGCTCTTCGCCCGGCTGTCGCCCCGCATCCCGGCACGATGA
- a CDS encoding class I SAM-dependent methyltransferase, which produces MRAKDRWRAELEAWVIPQRLLDAAEESPYGWSPWIWERMSAAARSVPPPVTVELARRLAGEHGSVLDVGAGRGRVSLPLAVSGHGLTAVEPDAGMADGFEEEAARLGVSARLVRGRWPEVAGQVPQVDVVMSANVVYDVADIGPFVAALDDTARRGVVVEMTERHPRVNIAPFFRAVHGVDRPDGPSVDDLVEVIVEEIGVRPEVEHWERPALLWFENWDEILAFYGKRVTLPLARRSELRPLLEPQVTEEDGRLYVGKRMGRHSTLWWRPKR; this is translated from the coding sequence ATGAGGGCGAAGGATCGGTGGCGGGCCGAGTTGGAGGCCTGGGTGATTCCCCAGAGGCTGCTCGACGCGGCGGAGGAGTCGCCCTACGGGTGGTCGCCGTGGATATGGGAGCGGATGTCGGCCGCGGCCCGTTCCGTGCCCCCTCCGGTCACGGTCGAGTTGGCGAGGCGCCTTGCCGGGGAGCACGGTTCGGTGCTCGATGTGGGCGCCGGGAGGGGACGGGTCTCGCTGCCCCTGGCGGTATCGGGTCATGGTCTCACCGCGGTGGAGCCCGACGCGGGGATGGCCGACGGTTTCGAGGAGGAGGCGGCCCGGCTCGGCGTCTCCGCCCGGCTGGTGAGGGGACGCTGGCCGGAGGTGGCAGGTCAGGTCCCGCAGGTCGACGTCGTCATGTCGGCCAACGTCGTCTACGACGTGGCCGACATCGGTCCGTTCGTGGCGGCTCTCGACGACACTGCCCGCCGGGGGGTGGTGGTCGAGATGACCGAGCGGCATCCTCGGGTGAACATCGCACCGTTTTTCCGCGCCGTCCACGGCGTCGACCGTCCCGACGGCCCGTCGGTCGACGACCTGGTAGAGGTGATCGTCGAGGAGATCGGTGTCCGTCCCGAAGTGGAGCACTGGGAGCGACCGGCGTTGCTGTGGTTCGAGAACTGGGACGAGATACTCGCCTTCTACGGGAAGAGGGTGACCCTGCCCCTGGCCCGACGTTCGGAACTGCGGCCCCTCCTGGAACCACAGGTCACCGAGGAGGACGGCCGGCTGTACGTAGGGAAGCGCATGGGCCGGCACAGCACCCTCTGGTGGCGCCCGAAACGGTGA
- a CDS encoding MaoC/PaaZ C-terminal domain-containing protein, translating into MKLKDLAGCELGTRTVDFSADDAILYALAVGASASQLDLVYERALRVLPTYACSLGLWAVEAAGRLGAYDPTRSLHVGQSLVVNEPLRPTPTRMSGRVRSVYDKGRLTIVEIDVVASGFEAGYTILLPGVGGWGGDPPAPTGEASRPAPTWTGSAHVGPEAAVLYRLTGDKHPVHIDPSVAAAMGLDRPILHGLATMGITARVAAGAVNAHPADLSAATVRFSKPVYPGCRMRIDAETHHATARVEASVDGTTTMSGTFTF; encoded by the coding sequence ATGAAGCTGAAGGATCTGGCCGGCTGCGAGCTCGGCACGCGTACCGTCGACTTCTCAGCCGACGACGCCATCCTTTACGCCCTCGCCGTCGGTGCCTCCGCCTCGCAACTCGACCTGGTCTACGAGCGAGCTCTGCGAGTCCTACCGACGTATGCCTGCTCTCTCGGCCTATGGGCGGTGGAGGCAGCCGGCCGCCTCGGCGCCTACGATCCCACCCGGTCACTCCATGTCGGCCAGAGCCTGGTGGTCAACGAGCCATTGCGGCCCACGCCGACCCGGATGAGCGGCCGTGTCCGCTCCGTCTACGACAAGGGCAGGCTGACCATCGTCGAGATCGACGTGGTGGCCTCCGGTTTCGAAGCCGGCTACACGATCCTGCTGCCCGGCGTCGGGGGCTGGGGCGGCGATCCGCCCGCTCCCACCGGTGAGGCCTCCAGGCCGGCGCCGACCTGGACCGGATCGGCACACGTAGGCCCCGAGGCGGCCGTGCTCTACCGGCTCACGGGTGACAAGCACCCTGTTCACATCGATCCGTCCGTGGCAGCCGCCATGGGGCTGGACCGGCCGATCCTGCACGGGCTGGCCACGATGGGCATTACTGCCAGGGTCGCCGCCGGGGCTGTGAATGCCCATCCGGCGGACCTCTCCGCCGCCACGGTGCGCTTCTCCAAGCCGGTTTACCCCGGATGCCGGATGCGCATCGACGCCGAAACCCACCATGCGACCGCCCGCGTCGAGGCCTCGGTCGACGGCACCACGACCATGTCCGGTACGTTCACCTTTTGA
- a CDS encoding enoyl-CoA hydratase/isomerase family protein — translation MTDVTRRVEGAALVVEINRPDRANALLCRTIRGLEAGLDAAEAHESDATGLAGADVSGVVITGGSRHFSAGADLAAFTGSLEDIGFDDELERLCGRITHSPLPVVAAVEGACYGGAVDLAWACDAVVVSEEARIGLPSTRLGILYNPVSMARLHSRLGSAVVRRLMVLQQELAGRELPRGSSIVVQPGAAVKTAVRLVQAVSADRDTTAATKAVLASLDSHAGFDPAQWQAEREARLVSPSRRAALEARRASIRNEQRA, via the coding sequence ATGACCGACGTAACCCGCCGGGTCGAAGGCGCCGCTCTCGTCGTGGAGATCAACCGTCCGGATCGTGCCAACGCTCTGCTGTGCCGCACGATCCGCGGACTCGAAGCAGGACTCGATGCGGCCGAAGCGCACGAGTCCGATGCGACCGGGCTCGCCGGCGCCGATGTCAGCGGGGTGGTCATCACCGGGGGATCCAGACACTTCAGTGCCGGAGCGGACCTCGCCGCGTTCACCGGATCACTCGAGGACATCGGGTTCGATGACGAACTCGAACGCCTCTGCGGCCGAATCACCCATAGCCCGCTGCCGGTGGTGGCTGCCGTCGAGGGAGCCTGCTACGGGGGGGCAGTCGACCTGGCGTGGGCCTGCGATGCGGTCGTGGTCTCGGAAGAAGCGCGCATCGGCCTGCCCTCGACCCGGTTGGGAATCCTGTACAACCCGGTGTCGATGGCCCGCCTGCATTCCCGACTCGGCTCGGCGGTGGTGCGCCGTCTCATGGTTCTCCAGCAGGAGTTGGCGGGCCGGGAGCTGCCACGCGGCTCGTCCATAGTGGTTCAGCCGGGCGCCGCGGTCAAGACCGCCGTGCGCCTCGTGCAGGCGGTCTCCGCGGACCGGGATACCACGGCGGCCACCAAGGCCGTACTCGCTTCCCTGGACAGCCATGCCGGATTCGACCCCGCCCAGTGGCAGGCGGAGCGAGAGGCTAGATTGGTCTCCCCGTCCCGCCGAGCGGCCCTCGAGGCCCGCCGGGCTTCGATCAGGAACGAGCAGAGGGCATGA